One genomic region from Bombyx mori chromosome 6, ASM3026992v2 encodes:
- the LOC101735395 gene encoding facilitated trehalose transporter Tret1 isoform X2 translates to MDSCADEAVDLNESGEADDKNSVTTKRYLWRQIFVSSGVWSIYFVLGLGFGAPTVMIPQIRREANSTDAVTESMASWLTSVHGYSALPWVFVIPVLTRYIGRKIPFTIICIVTLVSFLLFYFSTNTTHLLISAIMQGMLLASNMTLLVVIVTEYSSPKYRGVFMIFESTVFFWGVWVANATGAFSHWKNIGYIAFVCSLYPLTVVFWPESPYWLAMKGRFEECAASHHWLKGYDKDSQCELETLIDSQKQYIKMCAENKRNVAGNRVKFIYETISTKAFYMPMFISVVVMSMYHFSGKLVCTMYAMDLINQITGSNITSSYGMLIMDIITIVDLLQVD, encoded by the exons ATTTTTGTTTCAAGTGGAGTTTGGTCGATTTACTTTGTTCTTGGTTTGGGCTTCGGAGCTCCAACTGTAATGATCCCACAGATCAGAAGAGAAGCTAACTCAACAGATGCAGTTACCGAGAGCATGGCTTCATGGCTAA cTTCCGTGCACGGCTACTCTGCACTTCCATGGGTATTCGTGATACCCGTTTTGACAAGATACATCGGAAGAAAAATACCTTTCACCATAATATGTATAGTGACTTTAGTTTCGTTcctgttattttatttcagtacaAATACAACGCATTTATTGATCAGTGCGATAATGCAAGGGATGCTTCTAGCAAGCAACATGACTTTGTTGGTTGTTATTGTAACGGAATACTCCTCCCCGAAATATCGAGGGGTATTCATGATATTCGAATCTACAGTTTTCTTTTGGGGAGTATGGGTCGCTAATGCGACGGGAGCCTTTTCCCACTGGAAAAACATCGGGTACATCGCCTTTGTTTGTTCTCTGTACCCTTTGACCGTCGTATTTTGGCCCGAATCGCCTTACTGGTTGGCGATGAAGGGCCGGTTCGAGGAATGTGCCGCTTCACACCACTGGCTGAAAGGGTACGATAAAGATTCCCAATGTGAACTCGAGACGTTGATTGATTCTCAGAAACAGTATATTAAGATGTGTGCGGAGAATAAACGAAATGTTGCAGGGAATAGAGTGAAGTTTATTTATGAAACTATAAGCACAAAAGCGTTTTACATGCCAATGTTTATATCTGTTGTAGTAATGTCAATGTATCATTTCTCTGGAAAATTAGTATGCACGATGTATGCGATGgatttaattaatcaaataacTGGCAGCAACATTACCTCAAGTTATGGCATGCTGATTATGGACATCATTACAATAGTAG ATTTGCTTCAAGTGGATTAA
- the LOC101735395 gene encoding facilitated trehalose transporter Tret1-2 homolog isoform X1, which translates to MDSCADEAVDLNESGEADDKNSVTTKRYLWRQIFVSSGVWSIYFVLGLGFGAPTVMIPQIRREANSTDAVTESMASWLTSVHGYSALPWVFVIPVLTRYIGRKIPFTIICIVTLVSFLLFYFSTNTTHLLISAIMQGMLLASNMTLLVVIVTEYSSPKYRGVFMIFESTVFFWGVWVANATGAFSHWKNIGYIAFVCSLYPLTVVFWPESPYWLAMKGRFEECAASHHWLKGYDKDSQCELETLIDSQKQYIKMCAENKRNVAGNRVKFIYETISTKAFYMPMFISVVVMSMYHFSGKLVCTMYAMDLINQITGSNITSSYGMLIMDIITIVGMQLGCILSKFLKRRTLLLTSATSGIFFLYVISVYLYLVKYSVIAENRYLSILFLTLFSVSISLGPMIMPSTIFGELICLRYQTPCLLLLTLFSEFLMATILKTSPYIFRTLTLPGAFLFYGLSASFFALLVYKYLPETKDKTLFEIENYFKDPNQRQNDVERVLIKHR; encoded by the exons ATTTTTGTTTCAAGTGGAGTTTGGTCGATTTACTTTGTTCTTGGTTTGGGCTTCGGAGCTCCAACTGTAATGATCCCACAGATCAGAAGAGAAGCTAACTCAACAGATGCAGTTACCGAGAGCATGGCTTCATGGCTAA cTTCCGTGCACGGCTACTCTGCACTTCCATGGGTATTCGTGATACCCGTTTTGACAAGATACATCGGAAGAAAAATACCTTTCACCATAATATGTATAGTGACTTTAGTTTCGTTcctgttattttatttcagtacaAATACAACGCATTTATTGATCAGTGCGATAATGCAAGGGATGCTTCTAGCAAGCAACATGACTTTGTTGGTTGTTATTGTAACGGAATACTCCTCCCCGAAATATCGAGGGGTATTCATGATATTCGAATCTACAGTTTTCTTTTGGGGAGTATGGGTCGCTAATGCGACGGGAGCCTTTTCCCACTGGAAAAACATCGGGTACATCGCCTTTGTTTGTTCTCTGTACCCTTTGACCGTCGTATTTTGGCCCGAATCGCCTTACTGGTTGGCGATGAAGGGCCGGTTCGAGGAATGTGCCGCTTCACACCACTGGCTGAAAGGGTACGATAAAGATTCCCAATGTGAACTCGAGACGTTGATTGATTCTCAGAAACAGTATATTAAGATGTGTGCGGAGAATAAACGAAATGTTGCAGGGAATAGAGTGAAGTTTATTTATGAAACTATAAGCACAAAAGCGTTTTACATGCCAATGTTTATATCTGTTGTAGTAATGTCAATGTATCATTTCTCTGGAAAATTAGTATGCACGATGTATGCGATGgatttaattaatcaaataacTGGCAGCAACATTACCTCAAGTTATGGCATGCTGATTATGGACATCATTACAATAGTAGGTATGCAGCTCGGATGTATTTTATCAAAGTTTTTGAAAAGGCGTACATTGTTGTTGACTTCGGCCACTTCGGGGATTTTCTTTCTCTACGTCATATCTGTATATTTGTATCTAGTTAAGTATTCGGTTATTGCCGAGAATAGATATTTGTCAATATTGTTTCTGACATTGTTTTCCGTGTCAATAAGTCTCGGTCCCATGATAATGCCGTCCACTATATTTGGAGAGTTAATATGTTTAAGGTACCAAACGCCTTGTTTACTTTTATTAACATTGTTTTCTGAATTTTTAATGGCAACTATTTTGAAAACATCTCCGTATATATTTCGTACCCTAACTTTACCCGGTGCTTTCCTGTTTTACGGGCTATCAGCATCTTTTTTCGcattacttgtttacaaatATTTACCGGAAACTAAAGATAAGACGTTATTTGAGATTGAGAATTATTTCAAAGATCCCAATCAGAGACAAAACGATGTTGAGAGGGTTTTGATAAAGCAtaggtaa